Part of the candidate division WOR-3 bacterium genome is shown below.
TTACACTAATGGAGGAAGGGTTATGGGAGTTTTAGGTTATGGAAAAAATCTTTTAGAATCAATTGAAAAAGCTTATGAAGGAGTAAATTTTGTAAATTTTGAAGGTATGCATTATAGGAAGGATATAGGCAAAAAGGGTTTAATCCCCTTTTAAATTTAACCTGGGAGGGTATAAAATGGATAAAAACATTTTAAAGGCTTTAAATGATCAGATGATAAGAGAATTTTTCTCATCCTATCTTTATCTTTCAATGGCTGCCTGGTTTGAAAAGGAAAACTTAAAGGGCTTTTCTAAATGGATGAAGGTTCAGGCATGGGAAGAACTTGGGCATGCAATGAAATTTTTTGAATTTATAACAGAAAGGGGAGAAAAACCTGAGCTTGAAAAATTAGAAAAACCAAAAGTAAATTGGAATTCACCCCTTGAAGTTTTTGAGGATGCTTATGAGCATGAGAAATTTATAACAAAAAATATACATGAACTTTATAAATCGGCTGAAGAACTAAATGACTACCCCACAAAAATTTTCTTACATTGGTTTATAGAAGAACAGGTAGAAGAGGAAAATCAAACTCTAACAATTCTTGATACTCTTAAAAAAATAGAAAAATCAACATCAGCTTTATACCATCTTGACTATAAACTTTCAAAAAGGGAATTTAAAAAACTAAATTTGAAACAAGAATAAAAATTAATGAAAAAAAGGAGATGGTTTTTAAAAACAGATAGAATTCCTTCAAGGGAAAATTTGCTTAATTTTTTACTTGAAATAAGAGAAATAGAGGATAAGGAAAGTTTTTTAAATCCTGAACTTTCCTATATATATTCACATTTTAAATTAAAGGGGGTTCATGAATCAGCAATAAAATTAAAAGAAGCAATAGAAAAAAATGAAAGGATAGGGCTCTATTTAGATTATGATGTAGACGGAATAACAGGTGGAGCGCTTTTGTACAGAAATCTAAAAAAATTCGGAGTAGAACCAGAAGTAAAGCTCCCGAACCGTTTAAAAGAGGGCTACGGTGTTCAAATTGAAGGTTTAAAGGAATTAAAAGATAAAGGCGTAAAACTCGTTATTACCGTTGATTCAGGAATAAGAGCCTTTGAAGCAGCCGAATGGGCATTTAAAAACAATATTGATCTTATCATTACTGACCACCATGTTCCTTCAAAAGAACTTCCTCCTGCCTTTTCAATAATAAATCCACATATCAATTATCCTTTTAAGTATCTTTCAGGTGTTGGAGTAGTATTTAAATTTTTACTTTATTTTAATGAAATTATGGGAAGAAATATAAAAGAACTTTTATGGGACCTTGATCTTGTTGCTCTTGGAACAGTTGCTGATATTGTTCCACTTGTATCTGAAAACAGAGTTTTTACCTATCTTGGAATGAAAGTTTTAGAAAAATCAAAAAAGGTGGGTATTAGAGCACTAAAAAAAATTTCAGGAAGAGAAGAAAATTTAAGAACAAAAGATATCGCCTTTATACTTGCACCGAGACTCAATTCAGCTGGAAGAATAAGTGATGCAATATTATCCTTTAAACTTCTTGTATCCAAAGAAAGAGAAGAAGTTATAGAAATAGCAAAAAAACTTGAAAAACTTAATAAAGAAAGACAGAAGGAACAGGAAAAAATCTTAAAAGAAGTGATTTCAATTATTGAAAAAGAAGAAAAAAATAAAGATTACTTTATTGTAGTAAAAGGGAAAGATTTTCATCCAGGTGTAATAGGAATTGTATCATCAAAAATTACCGAAAAATATTCAAGACCTTCAATTGTTTTCACAGAGGAGGGTGATATTTTAAGGGGTTCTGCAAGGGGAGTAAAAAATTTAAATCTTATGGAAATACTTGATAAACTGAGTGACATAATTATTGAATACGGCGGGCACAAAAGTGCTGCAGGTCTTAAGATTTATAAAAGGGACTATGAAAAATTTGAAGAAAGGATAAATACAATAACTTCCCTTTTAGTTAAAGAGGAAGATTTAGAGCCTGAAATTGAAATTGATGCAAAATTTCCTATAGATGAATGGGATATAAATCTTTATAAAGAAGTTATAGAAAAACTTGAACCCTTTGGTGAAGGTAACCCCAAACCAGTTTTTCTTGAGGAAGAAGTTTTCTGTATGGGTAACATAAAGCTAAGAAAAAATAAACACCTTGATTTTTACATAGGCAAAAATGGGAAATTCTTCAGAGCCTTTGTTCCTGAAAGACCTGATGTTTATAATAGAATAATATCAGGAAAAACAAAAATTTCTGTTATTTATACACCTGAAATTGATTATTATTCAAAAAATAAAAATTTATTTTTTAAAATTTTAGATCTTGATATTAAAGATGAAAGATTTTAAAAACAAAAATTTTTTAATAACAGGTGCTTCCTCAGGTCTTGGAAAAGCACTTGCTTATAAAATTGCAAAAGAAGGCGGTAACATTTTAATTGGTTCAAGAAAAAGAGAAATTCTTGAAAATATTAAAGAAGAAATTCTTTCAAAATATAATGTTAAGGTTGAAACCTTCTTTTTAGATGTTACTGATGAAAATAGTGTTAAAAATTTTATTTTTGTAGCACTGGAAAGTTTTGACAGTATAGATTGTCTTATAAATAATGCTGGAATGGGTTTATATTCAAAAATTGAAGATGTAACAAAGGAAGATTTTCAAAAATTATTTGACCTTAATGTTAAAGGAATTTTCTTTCTAACAAGAGAAGTTATTCCCTACATGAAAAAACAAGGGAAAGGAATTATTGTAAATGTTTCCTCCCTTGCCGGTTATGTAGGAACTCCCTATATGAGCATATATGCAGCAACAAAATTTGCAGTTCGCGGTTTTACTGATTCTTTAAGAAGGGAATTAAAACCTTTTAGGATTAAAGTTATTGGTGTTTATCCTGGTCCCTTTGAATCAAACTTTTTTAAAAATGCAATAAATAAAATTGGAGCCCAGAATGTTTCAAAAAATAAATTGATGTGGTCTAACTCAGAAAAGGTTGCAGAGAAAATTATAGAAGGTATTAAAAAAGGCAAAAAGAATATATACATAAAACCCCTATGGAAAGTAATTGCTAAAATGCATGATAATATTCCCTTTTTATTTGACCTTTTCCTTTCCTCAAATAAATATTATAAAAATTTTGAAAATTAATATCTTCTTAAGTAAATAACTGTTCCATCAGGAAACTTTTTTGTAAAAGGAAACTCTTTTTTTAAATAATCTTCATAATCCCTGAAACTGTATTTCATATAAAAGAGTTTATAAATACCCTGAAAGATAATTATTCCATCGACAGGAATAAGTTTAAATAAATAATCATAATCTTCAAAATATGTTAGGGGAAATATACATGTTCTTCCAGTATAAAAACCAATAAGAGCATCAGCATTACTTATTAAAAATTTATCCTCAGATGTTAGAGATTCAATTTCTTTTAAAACTTTTTCACTTAAAAGGAAACTTTCATTTCTTTTTATACCATCCTTAATGATATTTTTATTTTCATGAATTATAAGAATTAAAGTAAAAATTACAAAAAATTTAAAAAAGCTTTTAAAATTATTCAAAAAAGATATAGAAAAAAGAATTATAAGAGGTGAAAGATAAAGTAGAAAGCGATGTTCAGGATTTATAAATCCAAGAATAGGTGCAAATATTAAAAGAGATAATATTAGAAAAGATTTTAGTTTTTTTAAATTTTCATCAGAACTTTTAAACAAAAAGGCAAAAGGAAAAAGATAAAAGGGGGTTAATTTATCAAGGGTTTTAAAATAAAAAAATAAAGAATCAATTTTATTTTCAATAAAAGAAGAAAATCTTATATTCAAAGAAGTTTTATAGGGAATATTTGCAAATTCAAATCCATAAAGAGAATAAAAACCGAGATTAAAAAAGGGATTATCTGTTATTTTATAAATTCTTATAAGCCAGGGTAAAAGGGGTAAAAAAACTGAAATAAGAAAAATAATTATGTTTTTAATACTTACCTTATTTCTATAAAAAATAAAGAAAGCAGGGAAAAGAAATAAAAGGGAAATATAATACCTTGTCAGAATAAAAAGAGAAAGAAAAAAACCTGATAATAAAAAATTTCTTAAATTTTCACCTTTAAATAAAAAAATTAAAAATAAAAAAAATAAAGAAACAGCAAAAGGTTCTGATAATCCTTTAAAAGTTAAATCAAGATAAATTGGGTTTAACATAAAAAAAATAAGTGTTAAAATTTTATTGCTATCTTCTAATTTAAAAATATCAAGAAAAATTAAAAGAAATATTCCTGAAATTATGTAAAATAAAAAACTTGTTAAAAGAATAGTTTTATCACTTATCCCAAAAATTTTGAAAGAAATTGAAATTGAAAGGGGATAAAGTGGCATTCTTAAAATTGATGGAACTGGTATTTTCCTTGAAAAATCAAAGGCAAGTTGAAGGGCATAAAGGTTATTTACAAAAAAATTCTTTTTTAAAACTAAATTTTTTGCAATGTTAGCATACTCATAGGTATCACTTGTTAAATGAAAGGTTGAGTGAGGATATTTTTCTATAAAGATTATTCCTGATAAAAATAAAATAAAAAGAAAAATTATGGATAATTTATTTTTCTTTAAGAATTGAATCATAGGCGTAGAGAGAGGCACCATACATACCTGCTTTATCCTTTAAATCTGCCATTTCAATTTTTATATTTAAAAGGTAATGGGGAACCCTTAAAGAATACTCTTCAAGAATAAAGGGATAAAAAATTTCAAAAGCATTTGAAATTCCTCCACCTATTATAAATTTTTGTGGTGAAAATACCTTTGCAAAATCAGATAGTGCTATTCCAAGTGCCCATCCTAAATTTTTAAAACATTCAACTGCTAAGGTATCTCCCTTTTTTGCCATTTCATAAACTGCTTCTGGTTCTACTTTTAATGGATTTCTTGTTAAAATATGTTCAACTCCTTCTTTCTTTTTCTTATAAAGGAAATTCCTTATTCCTGTCTTTGAAGCAAAGGCTTCTAAGCAACCCTTATTTCCACAGTTACATATAGGTCCATCAGGGTCAATAGTTACATGTCCAAATTCTGCTCCAAGATTTTTATAACCCCTGAACAACTTCCCTTCAATGAAAACTGCCCCTCCAACACCTGTCCCAAGGGTTAGAAATATAAAACATTCAAGTCCTTTTGCCTTCCCAAGTTTCCATTCTCCATAAGCATTCATATGACAGTCATTATCAAAAAAAACTTTTTTCACTTTCAATCTATCTGTTATAACTTCATCAAGATTTTTTCCAAATAAAAAAGGGAGATTTGGAGCAAACCTTAAAATGTTACCTTCTTCAATAACACCTGGAATTCCGAAACCGATAGCTTTTAATCCTTCAATTTTATTTAAAAATTCTATTATTTCTTCTAAGAAATCTTCTTCAGGATTTATTTCAAATAATCTTTCATCAAAAAATTTTTCACCATCATATAGACACAATTTTACTCTTGTTCCACCTATATCGCAACCAGCCACTTTTATTTTCATTTCAATTATTATAAAGCATATCATTATTTTTATGGAAAAAATAATATTTGACCTTCACCAGGATTTACTTGAACCATTGCTTAGGGGAGTTAATTTTGAAAAAAACTTTTTCAAGTTTAATGTTATATCTGTATTTACTCCTTTTATATGGAAAGATAAAAAATTTATTGAAACTCTCGATATTTATAAAGCTTTAAGAACAATTGAAACATATAGGGAATTTGCTGAAAAAAGTGGTTTAATTATTATTGAAAAAAAAGAGGATTTAAAAAGGGTTCTAAATTCTGATAAAAAGGGGTTTATCCTTGAAATTGAAGGATGTTCCTTTATACTTGATAAATATATTTTAAAGGCATTTATTAATCTCGGTGTTAGAATTTTTACACTAACATGGAACTTTTCAAATCACATAGCATCCTCCTGTGCTGAAAAAAATGATTTTGGTTTAACGGATTCTGGAAGAAAAATTGTTGAAGAGATAGTTTCAAATAAATGTATAATTGATCTTGC
Proteins encoded:
- a CDS encoding ferritin; translated protein: MDKNILKALNDQMIREFFSSYLYLSMAAWFEKENLKGFSKWMKVQAWEELGHAMKFFEFITERGEKPELEKLEKPKVNWNSPLEVFEDAYEHEKFITKNIHELYKSAEELNDYPTKIFLHWFIEEQVEEENQTLTILDTLKKIEKSTSALYHLDYKLSKREFKKLNLKQE
- the recJ gene encoding single-stranded-DNA-specific exonuclease RecJ is translated as MKKRRWFLKTDRIPSRENLLNFLLEIREIEDKESFLNPELSYIYSHFKLKGVHESAIKLKEAIEKNERIGLYLDYDVDGITGGALLYRNLKKFGVEPEVKLPNRLKEGYGVQIEGLKELKDKGVKLVITVDSGIRAFEAAEWAFKNNIDLIITDHHVPSKELPPAFSIINPHINYPFKYLSGVGVVFKFLLYFNEIMGRNIKELLWDLDLVALGTVADIVPLVSENRVFTYLGMKVLEKSKKVGIRALKKISGREENLRTKDIAFILAPRLNSAGRISDAILSFKLLVSKEREEVIEIAKKLEKLNKERQKEQEKILKEVISIIEKEEKNKDYFIVVKGKDFHPGVIGIVSSKITEKYSRPSIVFTEEGDILRGSARGVKNLNLMEILDKLSDIIIEYGGHKSAAGLKIYKRDYEKFEERINTITSLLVKEEDLEPEIEIDAKFPIDEWDINLYKEVIEKLEPFGEGNPKPVFLEEEVFCMGNIKLRKNKHLDFYIGKNGKFFRAFVPERPDVYNRIISGKTKISVIYTPEIDYYSKNKNLFFKILDLDIKDERF
- a CDS encoding SDR family oxidoreductase, which codes for MKDFKNKNFLITGASSGLGKALAYKIAKEGGNILIGSRKREILENIKEEILSKYNVKVETFFLDVTDENSVKNFIFVALESFDSIDCLINNAGMGLYSKIEDVTKEDFQKLFDLNVKGIFFLTREVIPYMKKQGKGIIVNVSSLAGYVGTPYMSIYAATKFAVRGFTDSLRRELKPFRIKVIGVYPGPFESNFFKNAINKIGAQNVSKNKLMWSNSEKVAEKIIEGIKKGKKNIYIKPLWKVIAKMHDNIPFLFDLFLSSNKYYKNFEN
- a CDS encoding ROK family protein yields the protein MICFIIIEMKIKVAGCDIGGTRVKLCLYDGEKFFDERLFEINPEEDFLEEIIEFLNKIEGLKAIGFGIPGVIEEGNILRFAPNLPFLFGKNLDEVITDRLKVKKVFFDNDCHMNAYGEWKLGKAKGLECFIFLTLGTGVGGAVFIEGKLFRGYKNLGAEFGHVTIDPDGPICNCGNKGCLEAFASKTGIRNFLYKKKKEGVEHILTRNPLKVEPEAVYEMAKKGDTLAVECFKNLGWALGIALSDFAKVFSPQKFIIGGGISNAFEIFYPFILEEYSLRVPHYLLNIKIEMADLKDKAGMYGASLYAYDSILKEK
- a CDS encoding membrane dipeptidase encodes the protein MEKIIFDLHQDLLEPLLRGVNFEKNFFKFNVISVFTPFIWKDKKFIETLDIYKALRTIETYREFAEKSGLIIIEKKEDLKRVLNSDKKGFILEIEGCSFILDKYILKAFINLGVRIFTLTWNFSNHIASSCAEKNDFGLTDSGRKIVEEIVSNKCIIDLAHAGRKTFYDVYKLKIPFIVSHTGILNKPKSKRNISFEEMKRIKKRKGIVGIGLGNIFFERKINKNEVLKEIRKLIKKYPENIALGSDLFGLSEKHIIEGLYSYKEIKEAFKEFPENFLYLNAYKFFEENLT